In Amycolatopsis coloradensis, one genomic interval encodes:
- the moeZ gene encoding adenylyltransferase/sulfurtransferase MoeZ, with the protein MSGTLPPLVEPAAELTKEEVARYSRHLIIPDVGMTGQKRLKNAKVLVIGAGGLGSPALLYLAAAGVGTLGIVDFDEVDESNLHRQVIHGQSDIGKLKAASAQESLAEINPFVKVHLHTDRLESSNALELFEQYDLILDGTDNFATRYLVNDAAVLTGKPYVWGSIYRFEGQASVFWEDAPNGKGLNYRDLYPEPPPPGMVPSCAEGGVLGVLCASIGSIMVNEAIKLITGIGEPLLGRLVSYDALEMKYREVKIRKDPETPKITELIDYEAFCGVVSDEAASAASGHTITPAELKAKFDNGDNFALIDVREPHEYEIVNIKGATLIPKDKILSGEALAELPQDKPIVLHCKSGARSAEALAALHKAGFKDATHLGGGVLAWARQIDQSLPTY; encoded by the coding sequence ATGTCAGGCACGCTGCCGCCGCTCGTCGAGCCGGCCGCCGAGCTCACCAAGGAAGAGGTGGCCCGGTACAGCCGTCACCTGATCATCCCGGACGTCGGGATGACCGGGCAGAAGCGGCTGAAGAACGCCAAGGTGCTGGTCATCGGTGCCGGCGGCCTCGGCAGCCCGGCGCTGCTGTACCTCGCCGCGGCCGGGGTCGGCACGCTCGGCATCGTCGACTTCGACGAGGTCGACGAATCGAACCTGCACCGCCAGGTCATCCACGGCCAGTCCGACATCGGCAAGCTGAAGGCGGCGTCCGCGCAGGAGTCGCTCGCCGAGATCAACCCGTTCGTCAAGGTGCACCTGCACACCGACCGGCTCGAGTCGTCCAACGCGCTGGAGCTGTTCGAGCAGTACGACCTCATCCTCGACGGCACCGACAACTTCGCGACGCGCTACCTGGTCAACGACGCCGCCGTGCTCACCGGCAAGCCCTATGTGTGGGGCTCGATCTACCGGTTCGAGGGGCAGGCGAGCGTGTTCTGGGAGGACGCGCCGAACGGCAAGGGCCTCAACTACCGCGACCTCTACCCCGAGCCACCGCCGCCCGGCATGGTGCCGTCGTGCGCCGAGGGCGGTGTGCTGGGCGTGCTGTGCGCGTCGATCGGCTCGATCATGGTGAACGAGGCGATCAAGCTGATCACCGGTATCGGTGAGCCGCTGCTGGGCAGGCTCGTCAGCTACGACGCGCTGGAGATGAAGTACCGCGAGGTCAAGATCCGCAAGGATCCGGAGACCCCGAAGATCACCGAGCTCATCGACTACGAAGCGTTCTGTGGTGTTGTGTCCGACGAAGCCGCTTCGGCCGCTTCGGGGCACACGATCACTCCGGCGGAGCTCAAGGCCAAGTTCGACAACGGCGACAACTTCGCCCTCATCGACGTCCGCGAGCCGCACGAGTACGAGATCGTGAACATCAAGGGCGCGACGCTGATCCCGAAGGACAAGATCCTCTCGGGTGAGGCGCTGGCGGAACTGCCGCAGGACAAGCCGATCGTGCTGCACTGCAAGTCGGGTGCGCGTTCGGCGGAGGCGCTCGCGGCGCTGCACAAGGCCGGGTTCAAGGACGCGACCCACCTCGGGGGCGGCGTGCTGGCCTGGGCGCGGCAGATCGACCAGAGCCTGCCGACTTACTGA